TCGTTGCCGAGCATGGAGAACCTGGTGACGCAGTGCAGGTCGCCGCGGACGGTCACCCGCGGAAGGGCGTGGAACGCCTCGAAGTCCCAGCTGTGCTTCTCGGCCGAGGCGGTCGCCCCGAACACCTGGAAGTCCCAGCTCTGCGGCTTGAAGCGGGGTACCGGTCCGTAGTGCAGCACCGGCCAGCCGCGCTGCACGCGCTGGCCGGGAGGCAGTCGCGGGTCGGACGGCTGCGGTGGTTCCGGCTGGTGCTGACCCATGTCTCCATGGTCGCAGACGGCGGGCGATGCGCGTTGCGCGCCCCTCGCGCACGCCCCCTCCACCGAACTCACACATCGGCAAATCGGACAATAGCCATAGATCCGGGTAAGTGTGAACTTACTGGCAACGGACGGCGTCCAGTGCCACGATGCGGACAAGCGACGGACGGCAATCAGGAAGGCACGTCATGCAGGGCGACCCCGAGGTCATCGAGTTCCTCAACGAGCAGCTCACCGCCGAGCTCACCGCCATCAACCAGTACTTCCTGCACGCCAAGATGCAGGAGAACTTCGGCTGGACGAAGCTCGCCGCCTACACCCGGCACGAGTCCTTCGACGAGATGAAGCACGCGGAGACGCTCACCGACCGGATCCTCTTCCTGGACGGCCTGCCCAACTACCAGCGACTGTTCCACGTCCGGATCGGCCAGACGGTCAAGGAGATGTTCGAGGCCGACCGGCAGGTCGAGGTCGAGGCGATCGACCGGCTGCGCCGCGGCATCGTCGTCATGCGGGCCAAGAACGACGTCACCTCGGCCAACATCTTCGAGTCGATCCTCGCCGACGAGGAACACCACATCGACTACCTGGACACCCAGCTCGAACTGCTGGAGAAGCTCGGCGAGCCGCTCTACCTGGCGCAGCTCATCGAGCAGCCGGAGAGCTGATCGGTACGGACTAGGCGGCTTCGAGACCGCGCTCGGGCGCGGTCTCAGCCGCGGGTTCGGCCAGCCCCAACCTGGCGGCCAGCCTGGCCGTCGGGCACGGGCGGGCACCGTGCTCCCCGAGCAGCGCCTGGATCCGGCGGACGCAGGAGCCGCAGTCGGTGCCGGCCTTGCAGCCCTTGGCTATCTGGCGCGGAGTGACGGCGCCGCCGTCGATCTCCTTCTTGACCTGGGCCTCGGTGACCGCATGGCACATGCACACGTACATCGGCGGCTCTCCCGGGCTCGGTGCTCCTTGATCGGCAAGGCTCGCCTTACCTCGCTAAGCCTTACCTTACCCAGCGTACCGGGCAAAGCGAAGCCCCTCCGCTCCGGATGACCCGGAAAGCGGAGGGGCCTTTGTCACATTGCGATCATCACGGCCGCCGGACTCACTGGCTGCGGTACATCTCCGCGACCAGGAAGGCCAGGTCGAGCGACTGGCTGCGGTTCAGCCGGGGGTCGCAGGCCGTCTCGTAGCGCTGGTGCAGGTCGTCGACGAGGACCTCGTCGCCGCCGCCCACGCACTCGGTGACGTCGTCACCGGTCAGCTCGACGTGGATGCCGCCCGGGTGGGTGCCGAGCGCGCGGTGCACCTCGAAGAAGCCCTTGACCTCGTCGAGGACGTCGTCGAAGCGGCGGGTCTTGTGACCGCTGGACGCCTCGAAGGTGTTGCCGTGCATCGGGTCGCAGATCCACACCGGCTGGGCGCCGGAGGCGGTGACCTTCTCGACCAGCGCGGGCAGGTGCTCACGGATCTTGCCCGCACCCATCCGGGTGATGAAGGTCAGCCGGCCCGGCTCGCGGTCCGGGTCGAGCCGGTCGATCAGGGTGAGCGCCTCGTCGACCGTGGTGGTCGGGCCGAGCTTCACACCGATCGGGTTGCGGATCTTCGACGCGAACTCGATGTGCGCGTGGTCGAGCTGGCGGGTCCGCTCGCCGATCCAGACCATGTGGCCGGACACGTCGTACAGGTCGCCGGTGCGCGAGTCGGTGCGGGTCAGCGCCGTCTCGTAGTCCAGGATCAGCGCCTCGTGCGAGGAGTAGAACTCCACCGTCCTGAACTCCTCCGGGGCGACCCCGCAGGCGTTCATGAAGGCAAGCGCGTTGTCGATCTCGCGGGCGAGCTGCTCGTAGCGCTGGCCGGACGGCGAGTTGCGCACGAAGTCCTGGTTCCAGGCGTGCACCTGGCGCAGGTCCGCGTAACCGCCGGTGGTGAAGGCACGCACCAGGTTGAGCGTCGCGGCGGAGGCGTTGTACATCCGCTTCAGGCGCTCCGGGTCCGGGATCCGGGACTCGGGGGTGAACTCGAAGCCGTTCACCGAGTCGCCGCGGTAGACCGGCAGGGTGACGCCGTCCCGGGTCTCGGTCGACTTCGAGCGCGGCTTGGAGTACTGGCCGGCGATCCGCCCGACCTTGACGACCGGCACGGAGGCGGCGTACGTCAGTACGGCCGCCATCTGCAGCAGCGTCTTCAGCTTGTTGCGGATCTGCTCGGCGGACACGCCGTCGAAGGCCTCGGCGCAGTCACCGCCCTGCAGCAGGAAGGCCTCTCCACGCGCGACGGCACCGAGCCGGGCGCGCAGCTGGTCGCACTCGCCGGCGAAGACGAGCGGCGGATACGAGGCGAGGTCCGCAAGGGTCTTGCGCAGTGCCTCGTGGTCCGGCCATTCGGGCTGCTGCGCCGCGGGCAGGGACTGCCAGGTGAAGGCAGCCCCGTTTGTCTCAGTTGTCACGGTCACGAAGCAAGGCTACGGGGTGCGACAAACGAATTGTGCCCGCCGCCCGATGGGTGAGACGGGTGATGGACATTTCGGTGAGCGACTTCACACCTCCGGGGCATCCGCTACGCTCGTCCCATGACCGCGCCGCACACCTTCTCCTGGTGGTGGGCCAGCCCGATGGGCGGCCCACAGCTCGCGCGTCCCTGACAAGACGACACGACGGCCGCCCCTCGGGGCGGCCGTCTGCGTGTTCCGAGGAGCAGGCGGCCCTCCCGCGAAGAGCGACCGGCCCACCGCCCGCCTCCGGAAGGAACGTCGCACCGTGACCAGCCCCGCCGACCTGATCGCCCGCCTCACCGCGCCCGGCGCCCCCGCGTTCGCCCTGCTGCACCGCCGCGCGCCCCGGCTCGCCCCGGACACCGTCGAGGTCCTGATCGGCACGGTCGGCGTCCACGAGACGCTCGCCGAGCTGCCCGTGGCCTCCGGCGCGCCCGCCGGCGGCCCCCGGCACGACCTGCTCGCGCTCGTCCCCTACCGGCAGATCCGCGAACGCGGCTTCGACGCCCACGACGACGGCACCCCGCTGCAGGCGCTCGCCGTCGAGGAGCAGTACGCCTTCCGCCTGGACGAGCTGCTGCCCGCCCTGCCGCAGCGCCCGGTCGCGCTCGAGGGCGGCGCCTTCGACATCGCCGACGAGGAGTACGCGGCGATCGTCCGCCGGGTGATCGAGGACGAGATCGGCCGCGGCGAGGGCGCCAACTTCGTCGTCCGCCGGGACTTCCGCGGCCGGCTGGAGGGCTTCGACACCGCCCTCGCGCTCACCCTCTTCCGCCGCCTGCTGGAGCAGGAGCGCGGCGCGTACTGGACCTTCCTGGTGCACACCGGGGACAGGGCCTTGGTCGGCGCCTCGCCGGAGGTGCACGTCCGGCAGTCCGGCGGCACGGTCGTGATGAACCCGATCTCCGGCACCTACCGGCACCCGGCCGGCGGGCCGGCCGTCGACTCGCTGCTGGACTTCCTGCACGACCCCAAGGAGCTGGAGGAGCTCACCATGGTGGTCGACGAGGAACTCAAGATGATGTGCACCGTCGGCGACCTCGGCGGCCAGGTGCTCGGCCCCCGCCTCAAGGAGATGGCCCACCTCGCGCACACCGAGTACGAGCTGCGCGGACGGACCTCGCTGGACGTCCGCGAGGTGCTGAAGGAGACCATGTTCGCGGCGACCGTCACCGGCAGCCCGGTACAGAACGCCACCCGCGTCATCCGCCGCTACGAGGCCACCGGCCGCGGCTACTACTCCGGCGCCCTCGCCCTGATCGGCCGCTCCGCCAGCGGCGGCCAGCAGCTCGACTCCCCGATCTGCATCCGCACCGCCGACATCGACCCGGCCACCGGCGAACTCGTCGTCCGGGTCGGCGCCACCCTCGTCCGGCACTCCGACCCCGACTCGGAGGTCGCCGAGACGCACGCCAAGGCCGCCGGCGTGCTCACCGCGATCGGCGCCCGCCCGGCCCCGCCCGAGCGGTCCGCCCGCGGCGGCGGCCCGCGGCTCGCCGACGACCACCGGGTGCAGGCCGCGCTCGACGCCCGGCGCGCCAACCTGGCCCCGTTCTGGCTGCGGATGCAGCAGCCGACCGCGCCCGCCGAGGGCCTGGACACCCTGGTGGTGGACGGCGAGGACACCTTCACCTCGATGCTCGCCCACCTGCTGACCTCGCTCGGCCACCGGGTCACCGTGCTGCGCTACGACACCCCCGGCCTGCGCGAACGGGTCGCCGCGCACACCGGCCCGCTGGTCCTCGGCCCCGGCCCCGGCGACCCGGCGGACACCGCCGACCCCAAGATGGCCGTGCTCCGCCCGGTCGTCGCCGACGCATTGGCCGCCGTCCGGGCCGGCACCCGCACCGCGCCGCTGCTCGCCGTCTGCCTCAGCCACCAGCTGCTCTCCGCCGAACTCGGCCTGCCGCTGGCCCGCAAGGCCGTGCCGTACCAGGGCGCCCAGGAGACCGTCGACCTGTTCGGCACCCGCCGCACGGTCGGCTTCTACAACACCTTCACGGCCCGCTGCGACGACGCCGCGGCCGAACGGCTCGCCGCCGAGGGCGTCGAGGTGGCCCGCGACCCGCTCACCGGCGACGTGCACGCGCTGCGCGGCCCGGGCTTCGCCGCCCTGCAGTTCCACCCCGAGTCGGTGCTGACCCGCGAGGGCGTGGACATCGTCGCCGGGCTGCTGCCCACGGCCGCGCCCGTCGCTTCCTAATGTCGTTGTCAAGCGGCTTCGGTGACTGGCGGTGCGACCTGGTAGCACCGCCGGTCACGGATCAGGGCCCACAGGACGTTGACGCGTCGGCGGGCCAGGGCCATCACGGCTTGGACGTGCCGCTTGCCTTCCGCGCGCTTGCGGTCGTAGAACGTCCGTGAGTTCGGGTCGCAACGGATGCTGACCAACGCGGAGGTGTAGAAGACGCGCTGGAGCCTGCGGTGGTAGACGCTCGGACGATGGAGGTCGCCGCTGACCTTGCCCGAGTCCCGTGGCGCGGGGGCAACGCCGGCGAAGGCTGCCAGGGCGTCAGGGGACGCGAAGCCGTCCAGGCTGCCGCCGACGCCGGCCAGGAACTCGGCGCCGAGGACGGTGCCGATGCCCGGGACGCTCTCGACTATCTCGGCGAGTTCGTGCTCGCGAAACCGGCCCTCGATGAGCTTGTCCATCTCGGCGATCTGCTCGTTGAGGGTCATCACCTCCTCGGCCAGGGGATGGACCAGCCTGGCGATGGTCTTCTCCCCGGGAATGGAGGTGTACTGCCGCTCAGCAGCCTCAACTGCCGTCTCGGCGAGAGCTCTCGCGTTCCGGACCTTGCGGTTGGCCAGCCATTTGGACAGCCTCGTGACCGCGGCGCGGCGGATCGCGGCCGGGGTCCGGTAGCCGGTCAGCAGCTTGAGCGGGCCGACGTTGGTCACGTCCAGAGCCCGCTCCAGGGCCGGGAACATGCTCAGCAGGGTGCCGCGCAGGCGGTTGACCGTGCGGGTGCGGTCCTCGACCAGGTCGGCGCGCCGGCCGGTCAGCAGCTTGAGCTCGATCGCGGCCTCGTCGCCGGGCCGGATCGGTTGCAGGTCGCGGCGCATCCTGGCCTGGTCGGCGATCACGTAGGCGTCGCGGGCGTCGGTCTTGCCCTCGCCGCGGTAGCCGTCGGCGGCCCGATTCACCAGGCGGCCGGGGATGTAGAGGACGTCCTGCCCGTGGGCGATCAGCAGGCTCAGCAGCAGGGCCGGCTCCCCGCCGGTCATGTCGATCGCCCAGGTCACCTGGTCGCCGTCGGCCAGGGTCAGGACGTCACCGATCAGCTTCAGCAGCTCGGGTTCGTCGTTGGCCACCCGCCGCGACAGCAGGGTCTTGCCCTCGGCGTCCAGGGCCAGGCCGTGGTGGTGGCCCTTGCCGCTGTCGATCCCCGCCCATATCCGGCTCATCGCGCTCCTGACGTGCGTGTTCGTGCTGTTGACACCACGGACGACCTCGCCGGCATTGCTCTACTCAGCGACTCGTTCCCACTTCCTAATCGGCGGCCGAGTCGTCGTGGGGTGACGGGCGGCGAAGCGACGAAAGCCACGAGACGGCAGCCGGCTGATAGCCACACCCAGTACCCCTGGGTGACCCAAACCTACGAACGGCTCGATCAAACCGGTCAAGAAGGTAGAGCCGGCTGACCCCCGGTGCGCCGCCCGGCCCTGAACACCGCCGCCGGGCCGGGCGGCGTACGGCAGACTGCCCGCCATGCCCCGCAAGCGCCCGCAGACCGCGACCTTCGCCGAGATCCTCGCCGCCGCGCCACCGGGCCCGGACCAGGCCGATGAGCACGAGGAGGGTGAACGCGACGGACTCCCCGGGCAGGCCGAGTTCGTCGACGCACGGGGGCGGCGCTGGCGGCTGGTCCGCGACATGCTCGACCCCCGCGCGGCCCGGCGGCTGGTCGGGCAGGCCGATGTCCTGCTGGCCGGGCACTGGCTGAACGAGCCGGAGGAGATCCCGCCGGAGCGGCGACAGGCGTTCTGGCAGTCCGCCAGAAGGCGGCTCTACGTGAACGACCCGCCCGGCCACGAGGCGCACGAGTACGTCTCGGCCGACGGCACCGTCCTGCTCTGCGTCACCGAGTACTGCTGAGCCCCGCCGGCGCTACTGCAACTCGTCGTCCAGGCCCTGCTCGATGGCGTAGCGGACGAGCTCGACCCGGTTGTGCAGCTGGAGCTTGCCGAGGGTGTTCTGGACGTGGTTCTGCACCGTGCGGTGCGAGAGCACCAGGCGCTCGGCGATCTGCCGGTACGACAGGCCCTTGGCGACCAGGCGCAGCACCTCGGTCTCCCGCGTGGTCAGCTGCGGGGCGGCGGGTGCGGCCGCCGGGGCCGGCTCGGTGGCCAGCCGGCGGAACTCGCCGAGCACCAGACCGGCCAGGCCGGGGGTGAAGACCGGGTCGCCGAGCGCGGTGCGCCGGACGGCGTCGATGAGTTCGTCCCGGCCCGCGGACTTCACCAGGTAGCCGGTGGCGCCGGACTTGACCGCCTCCAGGACGTCGGCGTGCTCGCCGCTGGCGGAGAGCACCAGGACCCGGGCGGTCGGGTCGTGGGTGACGATCCGGCGGCAGACCTCGACGCCGGGCAGAGCGGGCAGGTTGAGGTCGAGGACGACCACCTGCGGGGCGGTGGCCAGGGCGCGGCGCACCGCCTCCTCGCCGTCGCCGGCGGTCGCGACGACGGCGAACCCGGCGTCGGCGAGGTCCCGGGAGACGGCGTCCCGCCACATCGGGTGGTCGTCCACGACCATGACCCGCACCTGATCCGACATCACTGTCCCTACTGTCCCTTCCTCGGCACCCGCATCTCGACCTCGGTGCCCTCGCCGGGCACCGAGTACAGCTCGGCCGTGCCGCCGAGGTCGCGCAGCCGGCCGCGGATGGACTGCGAGACACCGAGGCGTCCGGCCTGCTCCGCCTCGCCGAGGCGCCCGGCGGCGAAGCCGGCGCCGTCGTCGCGGACGGAGACGGTGACGGCGTCCGGTTCGTCCTCGACGAGGACCCAGGCCCGGGCGCCCTCCCCCGCGTGGCGGCGGACGTTGTCCAGGGCGGCGGCCACCGCGGCGGCCAGTTCGGCGGCGGCGTGCGCGGGCAGCGGGACGGGGGTGCCCGGGGCGGAGACGGTGATCCGCTCGTCGGCGTGGCCGGCGATCAGCAGGCGGACGTCCTGATCGGCGGGGGCGGGGCCGCCGGCGGCCTGGGCGGGCAGCGGCCCGGCGGACATCAGTGCCCGCAGGGCGCGTTCCTGCTCGCCGGCCAGCCGGCCGAGGTCGCCGAGGTCGCCGAGGTCGCCCTCGCGGCGCTGGACGAGGGCGAGCACCTGGAGGACGCCGTCGTGGATGTCCCGGGAGAGCCGCTCGCGCTCGCGGGTCGCGGCCTCCACCTGGAGCGCCCTGGTGAGCACCGCCTCGCTGGCACGGGCGAGTTCGATGACGTAGCCGATCGCACAGCCGGCCACCATGAGCAGCACGATGTTGTGGATGTTGTCCGGGGTGATGCCGCCGTGGCCGAGGATGTTGGCCAGGCCGATCACGGTGGCGGCGAAGGCGGCGGGCTTCCAGCCGCCCTTGCCGGCGAAGCCGAGCACGGTGCCGGCGGCCCAGATGGTGGGCAGGGTGGGGGCGCCGCCGTAGATGCGCTCCGGCTTGTCGATGATCCCGCTCATCACGATGCCGGTGACGCTGAACGCGAGGTCGGTGCCGAGCACGTACCAGGTGCACCGCTGCGGGCCGGCGAAGGCCCGGGTGCTGGCGAGCGTCCACAGGGTGAGCGCGCCGAGGTAGATCCAGCCGGAGACCGGGTGGCGGAAGTCCTCGAAGGAGTTGAAGTAGCGGAGGATCGCGTACCCCAGGGCGAGCACCCGGAAGTAGCCGATGGCGCGCCAGAGCGGCATCTCGACGGACATCCCGCCGGCGGTCAGCGCGCTCGACCACGGCGGTGCGGCCGCGACGGTACCGGCCGGGCGCGTCGCGAGCCCGGCTCTGTGGTCCTCCGCCATCTGTGTTCCCCGCCCCCGCGCGTACTACTCGGACTTGTCCTGCCGGTCCTGCTGCGCCTGCTCCTGCTCCAGCCGGGCGGCCTCCTCCTTGGCGGCCTTCTCCGCCTCCTCCTTGGCGGCCTTCTCCGCCTCCTTCTCGGCGGCCTTCTCCGCCTTCTGGGCGGCCCGGCGCTCGGCGTCGGCGCGCTTCTTGTCCTCGGAGATCTGACGCTTGGCGGCGGTGGCGTAGATGTCCACGTACTCCTGGCCGGAGAGCCGCATGATCTCGTACATCACCTCGTCGGTGACCGAGCGGAGGATGAAGCGGTCGTTCTCCATGCCGTGGTAGCGGGAGAAGTCCAGCGGGCGGCCGATCCGGATGCCGGGGCGGATGCCGAAGCTGGGGACGACCTGGCCGGGCGGCTGCACCTTCTCGGTGTCGATCATGGCGACCGGGATGACCGGGGCCCCGGTCTGCAACGCGACGCGGGCGAGGCCGCCGACCTTGCCGCGGTAGAGCTTGCCGTCGGGCGAGCGGGTGCCCTCCGGGTAGACGCCGAACAGCTCGCCGCGCTCCAGGACGGCGACGGCGCTGCGGATCGCCGCCTCGCCCGCGCCGCGCGCGCCGGAGCGGTCGACCGGCAGCTGGCCGACGCCCTTGAAGAAGGCGGCGGTCAGCTTGCCCTTGAGGCCGGGGGTGTTGAAGTACTCGGCCTTGGCGATGAAGGTGATCCGGCGCTTGATCAGCGCGGGGAAGAAGAAGGAGTCCGAGAAGGACAGGTGGTTGCTCGCGATGATCGCGGGGCCCTCGTCGGGGATGTTCTCCTCACCCTCGATCCACGGCCGGAAGAAGATCCGCAACAACGGCGAGACGATCATCTTCATCAGTCGGTAGAACAACCCGGGCCTCCTGTTGTGCGGACCGGTCGATCCTAATGCCCACGGCCGTGCCCGTGTGCACCGGCAGGCCCGTGATACGGCGGGTGCGGCCCTGTACGGGCCGCCGCGCGCGTGGGACGATGCGGCTCCGGGTACCGGCGGGTAGCCGACCCCTCTTCCAGTACCCCGAACAGCACTCCGACCAACACGACGAACAGCCCTCCGACCAGCCCTCCGACCAGCCCTCCGAGCGAAGGAGCATCGAGGATGCCGTTGCTGCCCGGCGCAGAACCGTTTCACCACGAGGGCGGGCCGGTCGGCGTGCTCCTCGTCCACGGTTTCACCGGCTCGCCGAGGTCCATGCGGCCCTGGGCCGACCACCTCGCCGCCGCCGGGCTCACCGTCGCCCTGCCGCTGCTGCCCGGCCACGGCACCCGCTGGCAGGACATGCAGCAGACCCGCTGGGAGGACTGGTACGCCGAGGTCGACCGCGAACTGCGGGCCCTGCTCGACCGCTGCGAGCAGGTCTTCGTCTGCGCGCTGTCGATGGGCGGCGCCCTCGCGCTGCGCCTCGCCGCGCAGCACGGCGAGGCGATATCCGGCCTCGTCCTGGTGAACCCGTCGGTCCGCTCGGACAACCCGGCCACCGTCCTGCTGCCCGCCCTGCGGCACCTCGTGTCCAGCCTGCCCGGCATCGCCGACGACATCGCCCTGGAGGGCGTCTCCGAGTGCGGCTACGACCGCACCCCGCTGCACGCCGCCTGGTCGCTCTCCCGCCTCTGGCGGACCGTCCAGGCCGAACTGCCCGCCGTCCGGCAGCCGGTGCTGCTGCTGCGCAGTCCGCGGGACCACGTCGTCTCCCCGGCCAACTCGGAACTGGTGCTCGCCCGGATATCCTCGACGGACGTGACGGAGAAACTGTGCGAACGCAGCTTCCACGTCGCCACGCTGGACCACGACGCCGGAATGATCTTCGAGGAGAGCCTCGGATTCGTCCGGCGGCTGGCGCCGGCGGCGAAGACCGATGCGACGACCGATGCCGAGCACCACCTGGGCTGAAGGGCCGGTAGTGAACGAGACCAGCAAGGCGGGCGGCGACGAGGAGCTGCCCGAGGACGGCGCCGCGAAGCCCGGACAGGACCAGGAGAGGACCACCGGCTCCGAGACACCCGCCCGACGGCCGGCGGCCGGCAGCCAGGCCGAACAGGACGCGATCTTCGCCGCCCTGGTCGCGCAGTTCGACGACCCCGTCGACCTGACCGACCCGCAATGGCCGGAGATCGAGAACCTCCGTGCCAAGGAGACCGCGTCCGCGGACTCCCTCGACGACTTCGCGCCCCAGCCGCGACCGCGGCCGCGGCCGACCACCCCCGAGCAGGTGGCCGGGCCCGTCTCCGGCCCGCGCGACTTCGAGCTCCGGGAGGACCCGGACGAGGGCCACTTCGTCCCGCCGGAGCCGCCGCCGCTGCCCAGGGCCGACACCACCGCCAAGTTCGCCTGGATCGCCGTGCTCGGCGGCCCGGCCCTGCTGCTCGTCGACACCGTCGTCTGGCACGAGGTCGCGGGCTGGCCCGCCTGGGTCGGCATCACCGCCTTCCTCGGCGGCTTCGTCACCCTCGTCGCGCGCATGAAGGACAGGGACGACGACGAGCCGGACGACCCGATGGGCGGCGCCGTCGTCTGAGGCCACCGCCGACCCCCGAGCAGCGGCCGTCGCCCGCCCGTAGCCTGGAAAGGGCGGGAGGCGACGGCCATGGCACGGATCGGCACCCTGGCGGGCGCGGCATTACTCGCGGCGGTGGCCGCCGCGGGCTGCAGCAGTCACTCGGTGGTGACTGCCCCGACGAGCAGTCCCACGAGCCGCTCGGGCTCGGCCTCGGCCGGTTCGGGCGGTTCGCCCACGTCTGCCGGGGTGCCGCACTCGGCACAGGTCGGGGACACCCTGGAACTGGCCGGCAACGAACAGGGCGCCCGGATGGCCGTGACGGTGACCGCGGTCGCCGACCCGGCGGCCGCCGCGAACTTCCTGTCCACGCCGGAGGCCGGTGAGCGGCTGGTCGCCGTGCAGTTCCGGCTCCGGAACACCGGCACGGCCGTGTACTCCGACTCCCCCTCCAACGGCGCCACCGTGATCGACGACCAGGGGCAGGGCTTCAACTCCTCGATCGCCGCCGAGGTCACCGCCGGACCGGCGTTCCCCGCCGGGGTGCACATCGCCCCCGGTGACAGCGCGCTCG
The nucleotide sequence above comes from Streptomyces sp. TLI_235. Encoded proteins:
- a CDS encoding 3-deoxy-D-arabinoheptulosonate-7-phosphate synthase, whose translation is MTVTTETNGAAFTWQSLPAAQQPEWPDHEALRKTLADLASYPPLVFAGECDQLRARLGAVARGEAFLLQGGDCAEAFDGVSAEQIRNKLKTLLQMAAVLTYAASVPVVKVGRIAGQYSKPRSKSTETRDGVTLPVYRGDSVNGFEFTPESRIPDPERLKRMYNASAATLNLVRAFTTGGYADLRQVHAWNQDFVRNSPSGQRYEQLAREIDNALAFMNACGVAPEEFRTVEFYSSHEALILDYETALTRTDSRTGDLYDVSGHMVWIGERTRQLDHAHIEFASKIRNPIGVKLGPTTTVDEALTLIDRLDPDREPGRLTFITRMGAGKIREHLPALVEKVTASGAQPVWICDPMHGNTFEASSGHKTRRFDDVLDEVKGFFEVHRALGTHPGGIHVELTGDDVTECVGGGDEVLVDDLHQRYETACDPRLNRSQSLDLAFLVAEMYRSQ
- a CDS encoding 1-acyl-sn-glycerol-3-phosphate acyltransferase encodes the protein MFYRLMKMIVSPLLRIFFRPWIEGEENIPDEGPAIIASNHLSFSDSFFFPALIKRRITFIAKAEYFNTPGLKGKLTAAFFKGVGQLPVDRSGARGAGEAAIRSAVAVLERGELFGVYPEGTRSPDGKLYRGKVGGLARVALQTGAPVIPVAMIDTEKVQPPGQVVPSFGIRPGIRIGRPLDFSRYHGMENDRFILRSVTDEVMYEIMRLSGQEYVDIYATAAKRQISEDKKRADAERRAAQKAEKAAEKEAEKAAKEEAEKAAKEEAARLEQEQAQQDRQDKSE
- a CDS encoding esterase/lipase; the protein is MPLLPGAEPFHHEGGPVGVLLVHGFTGSPRSMRPWADHLAAAGLTVALPLLPGHGTRWQDMQQTRWEDWYAEVDRELRALLDRCEQVFVCALSMGGALALRLAAQHGEAISGLVLVNPSVRSDNPATVLLPALRHLVSSLPGIADDIALEGVSECGYDRTPLHAAWSLSRLWRTVQAELPAVRQPVLLLRSPRDHVVSPANSELVLARISSTDVTEKLCERSFHVATLDHDAGMIFEESLGFVRRLAPAAKTDATTDAEHHLG
- a CDS encoding phenazine biosynthesis protein phzE, which gives rise to MTSPADLIARLTAPGAPAFALLHRRAPRLAPDTVEVLIGTVGVHETLAELPVASGAPAGGPRHDLLALVPYRQIRERGFDAHDDGTPLQALAVEEQYAFRLDELLPALPQRPVALEGGAFDIADEEYAAIVRRVIEDEIGRGEGANFVVRRDFRGRLEGFDTALALTLFRRLLEQERGAYWTFLVHTGDRALVGASPEVHVRQSGGTVVMNPISGTYRHPAGGPAVDSLLDFLHDPKELEELTMVVDEELKMMCTVGDLGGQVLGPRLKEMAHLAHTEYELRGRTSLDVREVLKETMFAATVTGSPVQNATRVIRRYEATGRGYYSGALALIGRSASGGQQLDSPICIRTADIDPATGELVVRVGATLVRHSDPDSEVAETHAKAAGVLTAIGARPAPPERSARGGGPRLADDHRVQAALDARRANLAPFWLRMQQPTAPAEGLDTLVVDGEDTFTSMLAHLLTSLGHRVTVLRYDTPGLRERVAAHTGPLVLGPGPGDPADTADPKMAVLRPVVADALAAVRAGTRTAPLLAVCLSHQLLSAELGLPLARKAVPYQGAQETVDLFGTRRTVGFYNTFTARCDDAAAERLAAEGVEVARDPLTGDVHALRGPGFAALQFHPESVLTREGVDIVAGLLPTAAPVAS
- a CDS encoding transposase, with translation MSRIWAGIDSGKGHHHGLALDAEGKTLLSRRVANDEPELLKLIGDVLTLADGDQVTWAIDMTGGEPALLLSLLIAHGQDVLYIPGRLVNRAADGYRGEGKTDARDAYVIADQARMRRDLQPIRPGDEAAIELKLLTGRRADLVEDRTRTVNRLRGTLLSMFPALERALDVTNVGPLKLLTGYRTPAAIRRAAVTRLSKWLANRKVRNARALAETAVEAAERQYTSIPGEKTIARLVHPLAEEVMTLNEQIAEMDKLIEGRFREHELAEIVESVPGIGTVLGAEFLAGVGGSLDGFASPDALAAFAGVAPAPRDSGKVSGDLHRPSVYHRRLQRVFYTSALVSIRCDPNSRTFYDRKRAEGKRHVQAVMALARRRVNVLWALIRDRRCYQVAPPVTEAA
- a CDS encoding bacterioferritin-associated ferredoxin; translated protein: MYVCMCHAVTEAQVKKEIDGGAVTPRQIAKGCKAGTDCGSCVRRIQALLGEHGARPCPTARLAARLGLAEPAAETAPERGLEAA
- a CDS encoding bacterioferritin, encoding MQGDPEVIEFLNEQLTAELTAINQYFLHAKMQENFGWTKLAAYTRHESFDEMKHAETLTDRILFLDGLPNYQRLFHVRIGQTVKEMFEADRQVEVEAIDRLRRGIVVMRAKNDVTSANIFESILADEEHHIDYLDTQLELLEKLGEPLYLAQLIEQPES
- a CDS encoding LuxR family two component transcriptional regulator, which encodes MSDQVRVMVVDDHPMWRDAVSRDLADAGFAVVATAGDGEEAVRRALATAPQVVVLDLNLPALPGVEVCRRIVTHDPTARVLVLSASGEHADVLEAVKSGATGYLVKSAGRDELIDAVRRTALGDPVFTPGLAGLVLGEFRRLATEPAPAAAPAAPQLTTRETEVLRLVAKGLSYRQIAERLVLSHRTVQNHVQNTLGKLQLHNRVELVRYAIEQGLDDELQ
- a CDS encoding signal transduction histidine kinase; the encoded protein is MAEDHRAGLATRPAGTVAAAPPWSSALTAGGMSVEMPLWRAIGYFRVLALGYAILRYFNSFEDFRHPVSGWIYLGALTLWTLASTRAFAGPQRCTWYVLGTDLAFSVTGIVMSGIIDKPERIYGGAPTLPTIWAAGTVLGFAGKGGWKPAAFAATVIGLANILGHGGITPDNIHNIVLLMVAGCAIGYVIELARASEAVLTRALQVEAATRERERLSRDIHDGVLQVLALVQRREGDLGDLGDLGRLAGEQERALRALMSAGPLPAQAAGGPAPADQDVRLLIAGHADERITVSAPGTPVPLPAHAAAELAAAVAAALDNVRRHAGEGARAWVLVEDEPDAVTVSVRDDGAGFAAGRLGEAEQAGRLGVSQSIRGRLRDLGGTAELYSVPGEGTEVEMRVPRKGQ